One Macadamia integrifolia cultivar HAES 741 unplaced genomic scaffold, SCU_Mint_v3 scaffold945, whole genome shotgun sequence DNA segment encodes these proteins:
- the LOC122070561 gene encoding uncharacterized protein LOC122070561 codes for MVRAALNFKKTFEPFTSQGFPKTSNLAIFTISFGHSLTTSLPSSGALPKIHRLFLLLFFLVKQSTIAPMLSLNGLVFDLEKESTLYIDLAKLNSRSKFSRTDNGRAGSSEKKVRE; via the exons ATGGTACGCGCCGCCCTCAACTTCAAGAAGACGTTCGAACCCTTTACATCTCAGGGCTTTCCAAAGACGTCAAACCTCGCGAtatttacaatctcttttgggcATTCCTTGACTACCAGTCTTCCCAGCTCAGGAGCTCTACCCAAAATTCACAG GCTTTTCCTTTTGCTGTTTTTCCTGGTCAAACAGTCCACAATTGCACCAATGCTTTCATTGAAT GGACTGGTGTTTGACCTTGAGAAGGAGTCAACTTTGTATATAGATCTTGCAAAATTGAATTCGAGATCTAAGTTCTCAAGAACAG ATAATGGAAGAGCTGGTTCTTCTGAAAAGAAAGTTAGGGAGTGA